A window from Electrophorus electricus isolate fEleEle1 chromosome 7, fEleEle1.pri, whole genome shotgun sequence encodes these proteins:
- the LOC113572004 gene encoding E3 ubiquitin-protein ligase RNF31: MATWSDQLEEARHQAELSLSTPGSSQEVRAGVSTMANIPLPPSTKYRYIAAETMVRENSGGRNRKEALGSLQRLSTALNILEKYGSNLTSSNRPKYWRTVKHNNPVFRATVDAIHGGRAVLCLYGYTNQQPDGLSFPDDIVEPDIAKVASVTLEVMTLRMELDSLIKGVHPHAEFFERIIPSLTQKEDDEEITSDSAGVSPLSDRAWEKQLLPTASHSQSKDLPAFSSFTTAMHTAVSADNCSICGIFPAASRCTTCAQRLCGECDRLYHSNPARATHSRISVVPARPSKTHSAALATWQCSYCTTVNTLQQVLCETCERPRLAPAAPSVQEEPLQPPTITEWQCKSCTVVNASSSILCEVCERPRLATRPPITPSRPTPPTAGMLDSQWVCQFCTYANHTPSSRCEMCDLPRSDPAPSPSKPLPPSPVKEFPSLPVKPRVPPTEDPEAKRQRLMQEQGLALIQMIREGEMKGVTPEEVYTSLQVGASSAPCVWLRAELPHRLDEICAMAASSQHSAGGGPDGLKGGAVPLSRAEAKHAWLTAGGDCERAARQALRDRRAKVRELASLGYADPAACEEALRQSGGEVRGALVLLQRPLLETFHKRMWSDEPEPPIDINHPDKQHVCRRLLAVYDLPSWGRCELVLSLLRDPTAPYTLEDVVQAVRESHDRDFIRRVLTKECPICLSVFPHSKMQSLTSCQCSVCSGCFKQHFTIAVRDKHIRDMVCPVCWEPDINDPEHLNSYFSTLDIQLRECLEPEVYELFHKKLTEQALIKDPKFLWCSHCSYGFIYDGDQLKVTCLQCRNSFCAQCKKPWEAQHTGLSCEQFQLWKRENDPEYQRQGLAGYLRDNGITCPNCRFQYALARGGCMHFSCSQCRYQFCSGCNNPFHTTCAVAQCTVTGLHAHHPRDCLFYLRDWEPARLQALLQKYGVNYNTDPPPGTQTGVCGVIEQKDEGARQTDSACGAQSQPGQAGLCEKHYREYLVSLINGHSIDPAPLFTANELLLACRRYQVELSRGEGEDDRMHCTRLLKKLMEDVPLGDKVPRKK; the protein is encoded by the exons ATGGCAACATGGTCAGATCAGTTGGAGGAGGCGAGGCACCAGGCAGAGCTGAGTTTATCAACGCCTGGGTCTTCACAAGAGGTGCGGGCGGGCGTGTCTACCATGGCCAACATCCCTCTGCCCCCGTCAACCAAATACCGTTACATCGCTGCCGAAACCATGGTGAGAGAAAACAGTGGTGGAAGGAACAGGAAAGAG GCCTTAGGCTCTTTGCAGAGACTGTCCACAGCTCTCAATATTTTGGAGAAGTATGGCTCCAACCTGACTAGCTCGAACAGGCCCAAATACTGGCGTACTGTGAAGCACAACAACCCGGTGTTCAGGGCTACGGTGGATGCTATTCAT GGTGGGCGGGCTGTGCTCTGTCTTTACGGTTACACCAATCAGCAGCCGGACGGCCTGAGTTTCCCTGACGATATCGTAGAGCCAGACATTGCGAAGGTGGCGTCGGTGACTCTCGAGGTCATGACTCTGCGCATGGAACTGGACAGTCTTATCAAG GGTGTCCACCCTCACGCTGAGTTCTTTGAGAGGATTATCCCTTCCCTCACGCAGAAG GAGGATGATGAGGAAATCACTTCAGATTCAGCAGGAGTGTCGCCCCTTAGTGATAGAGCCTGGGAAAAACAGCTTCTGCCCACAGCCTCTCACTCCCAGTCCAAAGACCTCCCCGCGTTCTCCTCCTTTACCACAGCCATGCACACAG CTGTTTCTGCCGATAACTGCAGCATATGTGGGATCTTCCCTGCGGCATCCCGCTGCACCACGTGTGCGCAGCGCCTTTGCGGTGAGTGCGACCGACTCTACCACTCCAACCCAGCGCGGGCCACACACAGCAGGATCTCGGTGGTCCCTGCGCGGCCCTCGAAGACGCACAG CGCGGCTCTGGCCACGTGGCAGTGTTCTTACTGCACGACGGTGAACACGCTGCAGCAGGTGCTGTGCGAAACCTGTGAGCGGCCCCGTCTGGCACCTGCTGCCCCCTCTGTCCAGGAGGAGCCACTGCAGCCCCCTACCATAACTG AGTGGCAGTGCAAGAGCTGCACTGTGGTGAATGCCTCCAGCAGCAtcctgtgtgaggtgtgtgagcgCCCCCGCCTGGCCACTCGTCCTCCCATCACCCCTTCACGACCCACCCCACCCACTGCAGGGATGCTGGACAGCCAG TGGGTGTGTCAGTTCTGCACGTATGCCAACCACACGCCGTCCTCCCGCTGCGAGATGTGCGACCTCCCAAGGTCAGACCCCGCCCCCTCGCCTTCCAAGCCCCTGCCGCCCTCTCCAGTCAAGGAGTTCCCTTCGCTGCCAGTCAAACCCAGAGTCCCGCCCACGGAGGACCCGGAGGCGAAGAGGCAGCGGTTGATGCAGGAGCAGGGGCTCGCGCTGATCCAGATGATCCGA gagGGCGAGATGAAGGGTGTGACCCCAGAGGAGGTTTACACAAGCCTGCAGGTGGGGGCCAGCAGTGCGCCGTGTGTCTGGCTGAGGGCAGAACTGCCCCACAGGCTGGATGAGATCTGCGCCATGGCCGCCTCCTCCCAACACAGTGCGGGTGGCGGCCCGGACGGCCTAAAGGGCGGCGCCGTGCCCTTGTCCCGTGCCGAGGCCAAGCACGCCTGGCTGACAGCAGGGGGCGACTGCGAGCGAGCCGCCAGGCAGGCGCTCAGGGACCGCAGGGCAAAA GTGAGGGAGCTGGCCTCTCTGGGCTACGCTGACCCGGCCGCCTGTGAGGAGGCCTTGAGACAGAGcggaggggaggtgagaggggCTTTGGTGCTACTGCAGCGCCCCCTCCTGGAGACCTTCCACAAGCGCATGTGGAGTGATGAGCCCGAGCCCCCCATCGACATCAACCACCCGGACAAGCAG CATGTGTGCCGCAGGCTGCTTGCTGTGTACGATCTGCCCAGCTGGGGGCGCTGCGAGCTGGTCCTGTCACTGCTGCGCGACCCCACTGCCCCCTACACGCTGGAGGATGTGGTGCAGGCCGTGCGTGAGTCACACGACCGCGACTTCATACGCCGTGTGCTGACCAAGGAGTGCCccatctgcctgtctgtctttccccaCAGCAAG ATGCAGTCTCTGACATCGTGCCAGTGCTCAGTTTGCTCGGGCTGCTTCAAGCAACACTTCACCATTGCCGTGCGGGACAAGCACATCCGAGACATGGTGTGTCCCGTGTGCTGGGAGCCCGACATCAATGACCCCGAGCACTTGAACAGTTACTTCTCCACTCTGGACATACAG CTGAGAGAGTGCCTTGAGCCGGAGGTGTATGAGCTGTTTCATAAGAAGCTGACCGAACAGGCTCTCATCAAAGACCCAAAGTTCCTCTGGTGCAGTCAC TGCTCGTATGGTTTTATCTATGACGGTGATCAGCTCAAGGTCACCTGTCTGCAGTGCAGAAACAGCTTCTGCGCTCAGTGCAAGAAACCT TGGGAGGCCCAGCACACAGGTCTGTCCTGTGAGCAGTTCCAGCTGTGGAAGAGGGAAAATGACCCGGAGTACCAGCGGCAGGGATTAGCAGGGTACCTGCGGGACAATGGCATCA CCTGTCCCAACTGTAGGTTCCAGTACGCTCTGGCCCGTGGTGGCTGTATGCACTTTAGCTGTTCTCAGTGCCGCTACCAATTCTGCAGTGGCTGCAACAACCCCTTCCACACG ACGTGTGCTGTAGCCCAGTGCACTGTGACAGGTCTCCATGCCCATCACCCGAGAGACTGCCTCTTCTACCTCCGGGACTGGGAGCCTGCCAGACTCCAGGCCTTACTGCAG aaatACGGGGTGAATTATAATACGGACCCCCCTCCAGGGACACAGACAG gtgtgtgtggtgtgatcgAGCAGAAGGATGAAGGGGCTCGTCAGACAGACTCTGCGTGTGGGGCTCAGTCACAACCAGGCCAGGCTGGCCTCTGCGA GAAGCATTACCGTGAGTACCTAGTTAGCCTCATCAATGGTCACTCTATTGACCCTGCCCCTCTTTTCACTGCCAATGAGCTGCTCCTGGCCTGCAGAAGATACCAAGTGGAATTGTCtaggggggagggggaagatGACAGGATGCACTGCACTCGACTACTGAAG AAACTAATGGAAGATGTTCCTCTAGGCGATAAGGTGCCCCGGAAGAAGTGA